The following are encoded together in the Bradyrhizobium sp. CCGUVB1N3 genome:
- a CDS encoding phage portal protein — protein sequence MANWLSRISRLIGKAEGEYRPGPWYLPITGGWLPADVGKFTNWWQLGYDPIGLSSQSAMVEACVSAYSQTVAMCPGDHWRLNSKGGRDRVKNSALARLLRYPNDYQTISDFLLNAVRSLYLTGNCYALALRNDRYEIDELHLMKSELSRPLLASTGEIFYQLYGNDIIAKRMNEETLLVPQRDVLHIKLHTRRERYPVPLIGESPILAAYGDIGVGNAIARQQQAFYMNEARPSAVLSTDLVLDKDQVQALRDRWNDQAKGLYQGGTPILTAGLKVQPWAVGGKDAATAEMLKLSNEHIALAFRIPLQILGLGGAAYNSTELLMQSWIASGLGFCLNHVEEAIGVLFLLKGQPDEYVEFDTAALLRSAMKDRIEALARGVQGGIFAPNEARNSEGLPDAKFGDEPRVQQQVVPLSAAGAIPAAPPAPSAAPQPAPHAAPLPPKKGNRDDLAREVRNLFELTERIGRRRLTP from the coding sequence GTGGCGAACTGGCTGTCCCGCATCTCTCGGCTGATTGGAAAGGCCGAAGGCGAATACCGTCCCGGTCCATGGTATTTGCCGATAACGGGCGGCTGGCTGCCTGCCGACGTGGGCAAATTCACCAACTGGTGGCAGCTGGGTTACGACCCCATCGGCCTGTCGTCGCAGTCGGCGATGGTCGAGGCCTGCGTCTCGGCTTACTCCCAAACCGTCGCGATGTGTCCAGGCGATCACTGGCGGCTCAACAGCAAGGGCGGGCGAGATCGAGTGAAGAACTCGGCACTCGCCCGCTTGCTGCGCTATCCGAACGACTACCAGACGATCAGCGATTTTCTGCTCAACGCGGTGCGCTCGCTTTACCTCACCGGCAATTGCTATGCGCTGGCCCTACGCAATGATCGCTACGAGATCGACGAACTGCATTTGATGAAGTCGGAGCTATCGCGCCCTTTGCTCGCCTCGACCGGCGAGATTTTTTATCAGCTGTACGGCAACGACATCATTGCCAAGCGCATGAACGAGGAAACGCTCCTTGTGCCGCAGCGGGACGTGCTGCACATCAAGCTGCACACTCGCCGGGAGCGCTATCCCGTGCCGCTGATCGGCGAGAGTCCAATCCTCGCGGCCTATGGCGATATCGGCGTCGGCAACGCCATCGCGCGGCAGCAGCAGGCGTTCTACATGAACGAGGCGCGGCCATCGGCGGTGCTGTCGACCGATCTGGTGCTCGACAAGGATCAGGTGCAGGCGCTGCGCGACCGCTGGAATGATCAGGCCAAGGGATTGTATCAGGGCGGCACGCCGATCCTGACCGCTGGATTGAAGGTGCAGCCATGGGCGGTCGGCGGCAAGGATGCTGCGACAGCCGAGATGCTGAAACTCTCGAACGAGCACATCGCGCTGGCCTTCCGCATCCCGCTTCAGATCCTTGGCCTCGGCGGCGCGGCCTACAATTCCACTGAGCTGCTCATGCAGAGCTGGATCGCATCCGGCCTCGGCTTCTGCCTGAACCACGTCGAGGAAGCCATTGGCGTGCTGTTCCTGCTGAAAGGGCAGCCGGACGAATACGTCGAGTTCGATACGGCGGCATTGCTGCGGTCGGCGATGAAGGACCGTATCGAGGCGCTGGCGCGCGGCGTTCAGGGCGGCATCTTCGCGCCCAACGAGGCTCGCAATTCCGAGGGGCTTCCAGACGCCAAATTCGGCGACGAGCCGCGCGTGCAGCAACAGGTCGTGCCGCTGAGCGCGGCTGGCGCGATCCCGGCTGCGCCGCCGGCACCGTCCGCAGCACCACAGCCCGCACCGCACGCCGCACCATTGCCACCCAAAAAGGGCAATCGCGATGACCTTGCAAGAGAAGTCCGAAACCTATTTGAACTCACCGAGCGCATCGGAAGGCGGCGACTTACTCCTTGA
- a CDS encoding phage major capsid protein — protein sequence MNKVIRGDLEPDDSESYEDFMDRCSDEIGDEDVCQMIWDESGNEEMAASGVKRKTLASQASGGLEFVLSDESPDRMDDVILSDGWDLKAFKNNPIALFNHQSSFPVGKWSNLRVENKQLRGHLELAPFGTSERIDEIRKLVDAGILRAVSVGFRPLEAERREGTDWGTTFKRCELVETSLVSVPANANALAVAKSLKISPATIDLVFAEQGKKSTGIKRRGFTGEHASRSRTRKGSAMSGLAQRITDLETQIVAKRDELEDHLDKMDDTNVSDSDLETTGKLNADIAQLEKTRAALVDSEKLLAKSVDNGGNGGTRSRALSTTVIVGGERERIASPAIIVNRKKDLDLLDYVVRGATVAVIAKVTGKSVEETRQRIYGDDEGTKAIVEIVTRAASAPAMTTVTGWAQELAQTTYADLMPLLMPKAILTRLAPKGLTLSFGTSGRIVIPTRSRTPSLAGSFVGEGMAIPVRQGAFTSQTLTPKKMAVISTWTREMGDHSVPAIEGLIRQAIQDDTSVAIDSVLIDANAATTIRPAGLLNGVAATGATAGGGIAAIVGDIVGLINAISASTMGNVRNLVWLANQTDMLRASLLSAANTGIFPFRDEIRGGTLATIPIIDSATVPAKTLILVDAADFVVVGGEAPRMEMSDQATLHMEDTNPLDLVASPSTVAAPQRSLFQTDSLALRMVMPLNWLQRRAGTVAWTQNVTW from the coding sequence ATGAACAAGGTGATCAGGGGCGACCTCGAACCAGACGACAGTGAGTCCTACGAGGATTTCATGGACCGCTGCAGCGACGAGATCGGCGACGAAGACGTCTGCCAGATGATCTGGGACGAGAGCGGCAACGAGGAAATGGCCGCGAGCGGCGTCAAGCGCAAAACGCTCGCCAGCCAGGCCAGCGGCGGTCTCGAGTTCGTCCTCTCCGACGAGTCGCCGGATCGGATGGACGACGTCATTCTCAGCGACGGCTGGGATTTGAAGGCCTTCAAGAACAACCCCATCGCGCTGTTCAACCACCAGAGCAGCTTCCCGGTTGGCAAGTGGTCGAACCTCCGGGTCGAGAACAAGCAGCTGCGCGGCCACCTTGAGCTTGCGCCGTTTGGCACTTCCGAGCGCATCGACGAAATCAGGAAGCTGGTCGACGCAGGCATTCTGCGCGCCGTCAGCGTCGGCTTCAGGCCGCTGGAGGCCGAGCGCCGCGAAGGCACCGACTGGGGCACCACGTTCAAGCGCTGCGAGCTGGTCGAAACCTCCCTCGTCAGCGTGCCAGCCAACGCGAATGCGCTGGCCGTCGCAAAGTCTCTGAAAATTTCCCCCGCAACGATTGATCTCGTGTTCGCCGAGCAAGGCAAGAAAAGCACGGGCATCAAGCGGCGCGGGTTCACTGGCGAGCACGCCTCTCGATCTCGCACACGAAAGGGCAGCGCCATGTCTGGCCTCGCTCAACGCATTACCGACTTGGAGACGCAGATCGTCGCCAAGCGGGATGAACTCGAAGACCATCTCGACAAGATGGACGACACCAACGTCAGCGATTCCGATCTGGAAACGACCGGCAAGCTGAACGCCGATATCGCCCAGCTCGAAAAGACCCGAGCGGCGCTCGTCGACTCCGAAAAGCTGCTGGCGAAGTCGGTTGACAATGGCGGCAACGGCGGCACGCGCAGCCGTGCGCTCTCCACGACCGTGATCGTCGGCGGCGAGCGCGAGCGCATCGCCTCGCCTGCAATCATCGTCAACCGCAAGAAGGACCTCGATCTCCTGGACTACGTCGTTCGCGGCGCCACGGTGGCGGTTATCGCCAAGGTGACGGGCAAGAGCGTCGAGGAGACCCGGCAGCGCATCTACGGCGACGACGAAGGCACGAAGGCCATTGTCGAGATCGTCACGCGCGCTGCCAGCGCACCGGCCATGACCACGGTCACGGGCTGGGCGCAGGAGCTGGCGCAGACGACCTATGCCGATCTGATGCCGCTCCTGATGCCGAAGGCGATCCTGACCCGGCTTGCGCCGAAGGGATTGACGCTGAGCTTCGGCACCTCTGGCCGCATCGTCATCCCGACCCGCTCGCGCACGCCGTCGCTGGCTGGCTCGTTCGTCGGCGAAGGCATGGCGATTCCGGTCCGTCAGGGTGCGTTCACCTCGCAAACCCTGACGCCGAAGAAGATGGCGGTCATCTCGACCTGGACGCGAGAGATGGGCGACCACTCCGTGCCCGCGATCGAGGGGCTGATCCGTCAGGCGATTCAAGACGACACCAGCGTCGCCATCGACTCCGTGCTGATCGACGCCAACGCGGCGACCACGATCCGGCCCGCTGGCCTGCTCAACGGCGTGGCGGCAACCGGCGCGACGGCGGGCGGCGGCATCGCTGCTATCGTCGGCGACATCGTCGGCCTGATCAACGCCATCTCGGCCAGCACCATGGGCAACGTGCGCAATCTGGTCTGGCTGGCGAACCAGACCGACATGCTGCGTGCCTCGCTGCTGTCTGCGGCGAACACCGGCATCTTCCCGTTCCGCGACGAGATTCGCGGCGGCACGCTGGCGACGATCCCGATCATCGACAGCGCGACTGTCCCGGCCAAGACGCTGATCCTGGTCGACGCCGCCGACTTCGTCGTGGTCGGAGGCGAGGCTCCGCGCATGGAGATGAGCGATCAGGCGACGCTGCACATGGAGGACACCAATCCTCTCGATCTGGTCGCTTCCCCGAGCACGGTCGCTGCTCCGCAGCGCTCGCTGTTCCAGACCGACTCGCTCGCGCTGCGGATGGTGATGCCGCTGAACTGGCTGCAGCGCCGCGCCGGCACCGTCGCGTGGACGCAGAACGTGACGTGGTGA
- a CDS encoding phage tail assembly protein: protein MNVQRKREGFIDEQQPQPTAKIIDATPQQPEPEAKPSRTMPPPDIEASPAELPPMWQDEWPLVIKLLNKPIHNNRGELVHELKLREPRAGDINRYGNPVRINQDGDVVWDERKMTYMISALSDILAPFIEDMHPRDWNTAAMKLRNFFLPDPRAW, encoded by the coding sequence ATGAACGTACAGCGAAAACGCGAAGGCTTCATCGACGAGCAGCAGCCGCAGCCGACCGCGAAGATTATCGACGCGACGCCGCAACAGCCCGAACCCGAGGCCAAGCCGTCGCGCACGATGCCGCCGCCCGATATCGAGGCCTCGCCCGCCGAGCTGCCGCCGATGTGGCAGGACGAATGGCCGCTCGTCATCAAGCTGCTGAACAAGCCGATCCACAACAACAGGGGCGAGCTCGTCCACGAGCTGAAGCTGCGGGAGCCGCGCGCGGGCGACATCAACCGCTACGGCAACCCGGTGCGGATCAATCAGGACGGCGACGTGGTCTGGGACGAGCGCAAGATGACCTACATGATCTCGGCGCTGTCCGACATACTCGCTCCATTCATCGAGGACATGCATCCCCGCGACTGGAACACAGCGGCGATGAAGCTCCGAAATTTTTTTCTGCCCGATCCACGGGCCTGGTAG
- a CDS encoding phage tail sheath C-terminal domain-containing protein, with the protein MPISFANIPQNIKVPLYWVEVDPSMAGLPTINLRALLVGVMKGGTATHDIAVPIGSQAQADAQFGEGSELARMFKAFFANNFANEVWGLPMAEPTGAAAATGTIVISAAPTQAGTIHLYVGGEYVPVNVLTTDTPTTIGEAIADAINSDTSLPVTASNTAGTVTLTSVFKSVNANEINVSLNYYGTIGGQQTPVGLGIQLPATGFLTGASGTPVFTTAITNLGEEPFEYVAMPYTDSNSLFVWDQEYGFTDQGRWGWERELFGHVISSKRGTYADLLLFGDTMNSGVESIMGFEVASLSPCFEWAAAYTAKAQRAFINDPARPLQALTLNQIKAAPIHQRFDFVELNSLASNGIAIQKIGSDGQPMIAREQTTYQMNLYGQPDDAYELMTTLATLAKLLRNQKAAITSKFPRHKLANDGTKFGPGQAIVTPGIIKAELINQYQMDMYNGLVEDLVNFKRNLLVERDPNDPNRVNVLYPPDLINQLRIFAVLAQFRLQYDRGIDTLIIGQPQPPFNAASGAS; encoded by the coding sequence GTGCCCATCTCGTTCGCCAACATTCCCCAAAATATTAAAGTGCCGCTCTACTGGGTCGAAGTCGATCCCTCGATGGCGGGCCTGCCGACGATCAATCTGCGCGCGCTGCTGGTCGGCGTCATGAAGGGCGGCACCGCGACGCACGATATCGCCGTTCCGATTGGCAGCCAGGCGCAGGCTGATGCGCAATTCGGCGAAGGAAGCGAGCTGGCGCGGATGTTCAAGGCGTTCTTCGCCAACAACTTCGCCAACGAGGTCTGGGGCCTGCCGATGGCTGAGCCGACCGGCGCGGCTGCGGCGACCGGGACCATCGTCATCAGCGCGGCGCCCACCCAAGCTGGCACCATCCATCTCTACGTCGGCGGCGAGTACGTCCCGGTCAACGTGCTGACGACCGACACGCCGACGACCATCGGCGAGGCCATCGCGGATGCGATCAACTCCGACACGTCGCTGCCGGTTACGGCGTCCAATACGGCGGGGACCGTGACGTTGACCTCGGTGTTCAAGAGCGTGAACGCCAACGAGATCAACGTGTCGCTGAACTACTACGGCACGATTGGCGGCCAGCAGACCCCGGTTGGCCTCGGCATCCAGCTGCCTGCGACCGGCTTCCTTACGGGCGCCAGCGGCACGCCCGTGTTCACGACGGCAATCACCAACCTGGGCGAGGAGCCGTTCGAATACGTGGCCATGCCCTATACCGACTCCAACTCGCTGTTCGTGTGGGATCAGGAGTACGGCTTCACCGATCAGGGCCGCTGGGGCTGGGAGCGCGAGCTATTCGGCCATGTGATCTCGTCGAAGCGCGGGACCTATGCTGATCTGCTGTTGTTCGGCGACACGATGAACAGCGGCGTCGAGTCGATCATGGGTTTCGAGGTGGCGTCGCTCTCGCCGTGCTTCGAATGGGCCGCAGCCTATACCGCCAAGGCGCAGCGCGCCTTCATCAACGATCCGGCCCGCCCGCTGCAGGCGTTGACGCTGAACCAGATCAAGGCGGCGCCGATCCACCAGCGGTTCGACTTCGTCGAGCTGAACTCGCTCGCGTCCAACGGCATCGCCATCCAGAAGATCGGCTCGGATGGCCAGCCGATGATCGCCCGAGAGCAGACGACCTACCAGATGAACCTCTACGGGCAGCCGGACGATGCCTACGAGCTGATGACCACGCTGGCGACACTGGCGAAGCTGCTGCGCAATCAAAAAGCGGCGATCACCTCGAAATTCCCGAGGCACAAGCTGGCGAACGACGGCACCAAGTTTGGTCCAGGCCAAGCCATCGTCACCCCGGGCATCATCAAGGCCGAGCTGATCAACCAGTACCAGATGGATATGTACAACGGCCTCGTTGAGGACCTCGTCAACTTCAAGCGCAACCTGCTGGTGGAGCGCGACCCGAACGATCCGAACCGGGTCAACGTGCTCTATCCGCCCGACCTGATCAATCAGCTGCGCATCTTCGCCGTGCTCGCGCAATTCCGCCTGCAGTACGACCGCGGCATCGACACGCTGATCATTGGCCAGCCGCAGCCGCCGTTCAACGCGGCGTCCGGCGCGTCCTAA
- a CDS encoding DNA circularization N-terminal domain-containing protein, whose protein sequence is MTTIFEITPGKPSWRDDWIRATYNNAPFHCEANSRESGRRIVEHQFPKKEYPYAEDMGRMAREFTIRAYCIVYSRDDDDLFRTDYRKVRDRLIDALETEGPGTLQLSTQPPQTVVVTRYRMTEEERFGGFCTFDITFLEYGIDPLFDPGQEDTQATVAKASQAVRDQVQRTLAPPSPSIGTRAIEA, encoded by the coding sequence ATGACAACCATCTTCGAGATCACACCGGGCAAGCCGAGTTGGCGCGACGATTGGATTCGCGCGACCTATAACAATGCGCCCTTCCATTGCGAGGCCAACAGCCGCGAGAGCGGGCGGCGCATCGTCGAGCACCAGTTTCCGAAGAAAGAGTATCCCTATGCCGAGGACATGGGGCGCATGGCGCGCGAGTTCACCATCCGCGCCTATTGCATCGTCTACTCCCGCGACGATGACGATCTGTTCCGCACCGACTATCGCAAGGTGCGCGACCGATTGATTGATGCGCTGGAAACGGAAGGCCCTGGCACGCTTCAGCTGTCCACGCAGCCGCCGCAAACTGTGGTCGTGACGCGCTATCGCATGACCGAGGAGGAACGCTTCGGTGGCTTCTGCACGTTCGACATCACATTCCTCGAGTATGGTATCGATCCGCTGTTCGATCCCGGACAGGAGGACACCCAGGCGACAGTCGCAAAAGCTTCGCAGGCCGTGCGCGATCAGGTGCAGCGCACGCTTGCACCTCCGTCGCCATCCATCGGCACGAGAGCGATTGAAGCATGA
- a CDS encoding NUMOD3 domain-containing DNA-binding protein, producing MRPTRGIGWNRGVGGGLARLGYRATETAKQNMREAAKRKPAISDETREKLRIASTGRTNRGRIGRKQSEDSKAKISAGNTGKRRTDETVRKMSERMLGQKLHLGHSHSERTKQLIRARKSGLAIHSEEEKCKRAERMKGNALTEGKPWSAARRLAWLQHKET from the coding sequence TTGCGACCGACGCGCGGCATTGGATGGAATCGCGGCGTTGGTGGCGGCCTTGCGCGGCTTGGTTATCGAGCGACCGAAACTGCAAAGCAAAATATGCGTGAGGCCGCGAAACGAAAACCGGCGATCTCAGATGAAACGCGCGAGAAGTTGCGGATCGCCAGCACGGGCCGAACAAATCGCGGTCGTATCGGTCGAAAACAATCCGAGGATTCGAAAGCCAAAATCTCTGCAGGCAATACGGGTAAGCGCAGGACCGATGAGACGGTCCGCAAAATGTCGGAGCGAATGCTCGGGCAGAAGCTTCACCTAGGCCATTCTCACAGCGAACGAACCAAGCAACTCATCAGAGCAAGGAAATCCGGCCTCGCGATTCATTCCGAGGAGGAGAAGTGCAAGCGTGCCGAACGCATGAAAGGCAACGCTTTGACGGAAGGCAAACCGTGGTCTGCCGCGCGGAGACTTGCGTGGCTGCAGCATAAGGAGACGTAG
- a CDS encoding collagen-like protein has translation MAQSYDALNIVALNGSSFIARWNDPGECPGDGWQLIASCGRAGKPGPKGERGEQGPRGLPGPSLVRGEIDRKTYTMKLIMSDGSEVQLHCRGFFEQYHEESDG, from the coding sequence GTGGCTCAGAGCTACGACGCATTGAACATCGTGGCGCTGAACGGTTCATCGTTCATCGCGCGCTGGAACGATCCCGGCGAATGTCCCGGTGACGGCTGGCAGTTGATCGCGTCATGCGGCCGCGCTGGCAAACCGGGGCCGAAGGGCGAGCGCGGCGAACAAGGTCCGCGCGGATTGCCCGGGCCCAGCCTCGTGCGCGGCGAGATCGACCGCAAAACCTACACCATGAAGCTGATCATGTCGGATGGCAGCGAGGTGCAGCTGCATTGCCGCGGCTTCTTCGAGCAGTATCACGAGGAAAGCGATGGCTGA
- a CDS encoding phage tail tube protein: MAQRIAGIAFLTVDGTQLALRGNFTVSPSPVERTMIAGQDGVHGYQELPRVPYIEGDLSTMPGFYLEDLLAETDVTVVAQLANNMQYILTGGTCKGGFENNTRDGQVRVRWEGVTCQEVSLA, translated from the coding sequence ATGGCCCAAAGGATTGCAGGCATCGCTTTTCTGACGGTGGACGGCACGCAGCTTGCGCTGCGCGGCAACTTCACCGTCAGCCCATCGCCGGTCGAGCGCACCATGATCGCGGGACAGGACGGCGTGCACGGCTATCAGGAGCTGCCGCGCGTGCCGTATATCGAAGGCGATCTCTCGACGATGCCGGGTTTCTATCTGGAAGACCTGCTCGCCGAGACCGACGTTACCGTCGTCGCGCAGCTTGCCAACAACATGCAGTACATCCTGACCGGCGGTACCTGCAAAGGCGGCTTCGAAAACAACACGCGCGACGGTCAGGTCCGCGTGCGGTGGGAGGGCGTGACCTGTCAGGAGGTTAGCCTCGCATGA